A part of Gracilimonas sediminicola genomic DNA contains:
- a CDS encoding TonB-dependent receptor, translating into MDVKKLLSFFFFLLISQSLLAQTGKITGFVTDMEGEPLPGVNVIIAGTTQGTATQPDGYYQILNVKPGTYTLRASFVGFTPVVIEEVEVNINLTTEVDIEMSEQTFEGEEVVVVAEQPVVKKDVSSSQANISKENIDALPVASVSDVVGLQAGVEGLSVRGSGSDEISFNLNGFTLRSGRDNSPFTGVSVTSVENVQLQTGGFNAEYGNLRSGLINVTSKEGNPDRYTVDGLIRITPPQKKNVGQDINSPNSYWLRPYMDDEVAWTGTDNGTWDRYTQQNYPSFIGWNAFSQNLLADDDPTNDLTPEAAQQAFLWQHRKDFAITEPDYEIDLTVGGPVPFVSEKLGDLRFSSSLRQTQTMYMVPLSRDRYQQTTFQTKVTSNVGTGMKLSIDGLYSKETGTGASQSGNPGFFVSPSGIAGSIERVSFIESRLYATDYWAPSERVSANLGAQFTHSINNNTFYEVKVSNYYSSNSTNPGGFRDTSDVVSFGGVGFSAAPFGFFDETSFGLASGMRMGVGMSTSRDSSEVSDLNVNFAITSQVDRFNLIKAGIDFNRTNSRVNYGSFDKVLPSGRTRSVWNTTPYRIGAYVQDKLEFRGMIANLGLRLTYNDPNVEWYDYEPFTDLFSSGNASALDTAATSDVDPQVVLQPRLGVSFPITESSKLFFNYGHFVQLPDPENLYLVRVEPFTNTVTRIAAPGNSLPKTVAYELGYEQNLFDNYLIRISGYYKDLTNQPIQVSFTGRDNSNYTVSRPFSYEDIRGIEFTLRKQRGRFFWGEINYTYDVQTTGFFGTLENYENPFEQRQYERLTADNDINRSTPRPYARLQLYFQTPSDVGPEFLGGHPLGSWQVVPLVTWRAGDKFTYTGGGSIPGIVDNLQYRDFWGTSLRLTKRVDLGDGSNLRFFADVSNVINRRNFSIFNSGLIDGNDYLDYMASLHLPKGKLEEINLLSSRVPGNDQPGDYRPASVEYVPIEATTDLGTISNPNGRALYYNTQEGKYYQFENGSFVEADKGFVNKVLDDKAYINMPNQRFFNFLDPRTIRFGVRFSF; encoded by the coding sequence ATGGATGTTAAAAAGCTACTATCATTCTTCTTCTTTTTGCTTATCTCTCAATCCCTTCTCGCGCAAACCGGTAAGATAACCGGATTTGTAACTGACATGGAAGGGGAACCGCTTCCGGGGGTGAACGTAATTATTGCAGGAACAACCCAGGGAACAGCTACTCAACCGGATGGATATTATCAAATATTAAACGTGAAGCCGGGCACTTACACCCTTAGAGCCTCATTTGTGGGGTTTACTCCGGTTGTTATTGAAGAGGTGGAAGTAAACATCAACCTGACTACTGAGGTTGATATCGAAATGTCGGAACAAACCTTTGAAGGGGAAGAAGTTGTGGTTGTGGCTGAACAACCTGTTGTGAAGAAAGATGTTTCTTCCAGTCAGGCTAATATTAGTAAAGAAAATATTGATGCGCTTCCGGTAGCCAGTGTTTCTGATGTGGTTGGTCTGCAAGCCGGTGTTGAAGGTTTAAGCGTTCGGGGTAGTGGCTCTGATGAGATTTCGTTCAACCTGAATGGATTTACTCTTCGTTCCGGGCGAGATAACAGCCCGTTTACCGGAGTAAGTGTTACTTCAGTTGAAAATGTACAGCTGCAAACCGGTGGTTTTAATGCTGAGTACGGTAACCTCAGGTCCGGTTTGATTAATGTTACCAGTAAAGAAGGTAATCCTGATCGTTATACGGTAGATGGGCTGATTCGTATTACCCCTCCACAAAAGAAAAATGTAGGGCAGGATATAAACAGTCCTAATTCATACTGGCTTCGTCCTTATATGGATGATGAAGTGGCCTGGACCGGTACAGACAACGGAACCTGGGACCGATACACCCAGCAGAATTATCCATCATTTATTGGGTGGAATGCTTTTTCACAGAACCTTCTCGCTGACGACGATCCAACAAATGATTTGACACCTGAGGCAGCTCAGCAGGCTTTTCTATGGCAGCACAGAAAAGATTTTGCCATCACCGAGCCTGATTATGAAATTGATTTGACGGTAGGTGGCCCGGTTCCGTTTGTAAGTGAAAAGTTAGGAGACTTGCGGTTTTCATCATCTCTTCGCCAAACCCAGACCATGTACATGGTACCGCTTTCAAGAGACCGGTATCAGCAAACTACTTTCCAGACCAAAGTAACGAGTAATGTGGGAACGGGTATGAAATTGTCGATTGACGGACTGTACAGTAAGGAAACAGGTACAGGTGCCAGTCAGTCAGGTAATCCGGGCTTCTTTGTATCCCCGTCCGGTATTGCAGGTAGTATTGAACGGGTAAGTTTCATTGAGTCCAGATTATATGCTACCGATTACTGGGCGCCATCTGAAAGAGTAAGTGCAAATCTCGGGGCACAGTTTACTCACTCCATCAACAACAATACATTTTACGAAGTAAAGGTTAGCAACTATTATTCAAGTAACAGCACGAATCCCGGTGGATTTCGCGATACTTCCGATGTTGTTAGTTTTGGAGGAGTTGGTTTTTCTGCAGCTCCATTTGGATTCTTTGATGAGACCTCATTTGGCTTAGCGTCCGGTATGCGAATGGGAGTTGGAATGAGTACCTCCCGGGATAGTAGTGAGGTTTCTGACCTGAATGTGAATTTCGCCATCACCAGCCAGGTCGATCGCTTTAACTTGATCAAGGCGGGAATTGATTTTAACAGGACCAACAGCCGGGTAAACTACGGTTCTTTTGATAAGGTGCTACCTTCAGGCCGTACCCGCTCCGTTTGGAATACAACTCCGTACCGAATAGGAGCATATGTTCAGGATAAGTTAGAGTTCCGTGGTATGATAGCTAACCTGGGGCTTCGCCTGACCTACAATGACCCGAATGTTGAGTGGTATGATTATGAGCCTTTTACTGATTTATTTTCGAGTGGAAACGCTTCCGCGCTGGACACGGCAGCTACTTCAGATGTTGATCCTCAGGTTGTACTGCAGCCACGCTTAGGGGTTTCTTTCCCAATCACCGAAAGCAGTAAGCTGTTCTTTAATTACGGACATTTCGTTCAGCTACCGGATCCAGAAAACCTGTATCTGGTCCGAGTTGAGCCTTTTACGAATACCGTAACACGTATTGCTGCTCCGGGTAATAGTTTACCTAAAACCGTTGCTTATGAACTCGGATATGAGCAAAACTTATTCGATAATTATTTGATACGAATAAGCGGTTACTATAAAGATTTGACCAACCAGCCTATTCAGGTTTCATTTACAGGACGTGATAACAGCAACTACACGGTTAGCCGGCCATTTTCATATGAAGATATCCGCGGTATAGAATTTACTCTCAGAAAACAAAGAGGAAGATTTTTCTGGGGTGAAATTAATTACACCTATGATGTGCAAACGACTGGGTTTTTTGGAACGCTTGAAAACTATGAAAACCCATTTGAGCAACGTCAATACGAGCGCTTAACAGCTGATAATGACATAAACAGATCAACACCACGTCCTTATGCCCGCTTGCAATTGTATTTCCAGACACCATCTGATGTTGGACCTGAATTTCTTGGTGGCCACCCCTTAGGTAGCTGGCAGGTTGTGCCATTAGTTACCTGGAGGGCAGGGGATAAGTTTACTTATACAGGAGGAGGTTCAATTCCCGGTATAGTGGATAACCTGCAATACAGAGATTTCTGGGGAACCAGCCTGCGATTGACAAAACGCGTGGACCTCGGGGACGGATCTAACCTTCGATTCTTTGCTGATGTGAGTAATGTGATCAACCGAAGAAACTTCAGCATTTTCAATTCCGGCCTGATTGACGGTAACGATTACCTGGATTATATGGCTTCACTTCACCTGCCAAAAGGAAAGCTTGAAGAGATAAATTTATTGAGCTCGCGTGTTCCCGGTAACGATCAACCAGGCGACTACCGTCCTGCAAGTGTTGAGTATGTACCGATTGAAGCTACTACTGATTTGGGAACCATAAGTAACCCGAACGGGCGGGCCTTGTACTACAATACCCAGGAAGGAAAGTATTACCAGTTTGAAAACGGATCTTTTGTTGAAGCAGATAAGGGCTTTGTCAATAAAGTGTTAGACGACAAAGCATATATCAATATGCCTAATCAACGGTTTTTCAATTTCCTTGATCCAAGGACGATCCGTTTTGGTGTAAGATTTTCGTTTTAA
- a CDS encoding tryptophan 2,3-dioxygenase translates to MSLTYTNYLKIDELLELQQLKSDPPEHDETLFIIIHQTYELWFKQILHEFGKLRNNLEDGNTWASLKTMRRVLTILKTMVSQIDILETMTPLEFNSFRKFLGQSSGFQSLQFREMEIVCGLRFPLMKEAHKDQPTHIKVLEQRMEESTLWESFCAYLRTRGYDIHPERENEKGLVHEPSEEIQDMLVKAMKNDPEAAVIAELFVDYDEGLQEWRYRHVKMVERTIGTKKGTGGSDGAKYLHKTLNNPIFPDLWAIRSKF, encoded by the coding sequence ATGAGCCTTACATATACCAACTACCTGAAAATCGACGAACTGCTTGAACTACAGCAGCTTAAATCAGACCCACCTGAACATGATGAAACCCTGTTCATCATTATCCATCAAACCTATGAGTTGTGGTTCAAACAGATATTGCATGAATTTGGGAAGCTCCGCAATAACCTGGAAGACGGAAACACCTGGGCTTCTCTTAAAACCATGCGGCGGGTTCTTACCATATTAAAAACCATGGTCTCCCAAATTGATATCCTGGAAACCATGACCCCTCTTGAGTTCAATAGCTTTCGAAAATTCCTGGGCCAGTCGAGCGGGTTTCAATCCCTGCAGTTCCGGGAAATGGAAATCGTTTGTGGACTCCGCTTCCCCTTAATGAAAGAAGCCCATAAAGATCAGCCCACACATATAAAGGTATTGGAGCAGCGGATGGAGGAATCTACGCTGTGGGAAAGTTTTTGTGCCTACCTGAGAACGCGGGGATATGACATCCATCCCGAACGGGAAAATGAAAAGGGATTGGTTCATGAACCTTCCGAAGAAATTCAGGATATGTTGGTTAAAGCCATGAAAAACGACCCCGAGGCGGCTGTAATCGCAGAGCTGTTTGTGGATTATGATGAAGGGCTGCAGGAGTGGCGCTACCGGCACGTTAAAATGGTGGAACGAACCATCGGCACCAAAAAAGGAACCGGTGGATCGGACGGTGCCAAATACCTGCATAAAACATTGAACAACCCCATTTTTCCTGACCTTTGGGCTATCCGTTCAAAATTTTGA
- a CDS encoding four helix bundle protein: MFCHSGFVSLFPGKIPSTKFQITKLMGTAKTYDLHQRTYSFAHSIRDFARNVPKDICNIEDLKQLVRSSGSVGANYIEANESLSDKDFIYRIKICRKEAKESAYWLRLIHLFNDAELEHRRKKLTVEASEFVKIFSTIIQNRRTKSS, from the coding sequence ATGTTCTGTCATTCAGGCTTTGTAAGTTTGTTCCCGGGAAAAATTCCAAGCACCAAATTTCAAATTACAAAATTGATGGGTACAGCCAAGACATATGATTTACATCAACGGACATATAGCTTTGCTCATTCGATAAGAGATTTTGCTCGTAATGTTCCAAAAGATATCTGCAATATTGAAGATCTTAAGCAATTAGTAAGAAGTTCCGGTTCAGTTGGGGCTAATTACATTGAAGCTAATGAATCTCTGAGTGATAAAGACTTTATTTACAGAATTAAGATTTGCAGAAAAGAAGCAAAAGAGTCAGCCTATTGGCTAAGATTAATACATTTGTTTAATGATGCAGAACTTGAGCATAGAAGAAAGAAACTTACAGTAGAGGCTTCAGAGTTTGTAAAAATATTCTCGACAATCATTCAAAACCGAAGAACAAAATCATCTTAA
- the recA gene encoding recombinase RecA, producing MSKDDRMKALDIAVGQIEKQHGKGTIMKLGSEAIQDIDVISTGSIMVDYALGVQGIPRGRVTEIYGPEASGKTTLALQVIAEAQKAGGYAAFIDAEHAFDPRYAKALGINVEELLVSQPDNGEQALEITETLIRSGALDVVVVDSVAALVPRAELEGEMGDSHMGLQARLMSQAMRKITGIINKSRTSCIFINQVREKIGVMFGNPETTTGGRALKFYSSVRIDIRRIGSIKSGDEVIGNRTKVKIAKNKVAPPFKVVEFNIMYGKGISRISEILDLAVEYDIIEKRGSWFRHGGEPIGQGSDAAMQFLEEDPELADKIEQQVRAKLRGEELEEVEEEKGKKKDKEAVEEEG from the coding sequence ATGTCTAAAGACGATCGAATGAAAGCCCTCGATATTGCCGTAGGGCAAATAGAAAAACAACACGGCAAGGGAACCATCATGAAGCTGGGTTCTGAAGCTATTCAGGATATTGATGTAATATCCACCGGCTCCATCATGGTTGATTATGCACTTGGGGTGCAGGGAATTCCACGTGGACGTGTAACTGAAATTTACGGGCCGGAAGCGAGTGGTAAAACCACCCTCGCCCTTCAGGTAATTGCGGAAGCACAAAAAGCCGGCGGATATGCCGCTTTTATTGACGCTGAACACGCCTTTGATCCACGCTATGCTAAAGCTCTGGGGATTAATGTAGAAGAGCTATTGGTCTCCCAACCCGATAACGGAGAACAGGCACTCGAAATCACCGAAACTTTGATTCGGTCAGGCGCACTCGATGTAGTTGTGGTTGACTCCGTAGCCGCGCTTGTGCCACGGGCCGAACTGGAAGGTGAAATGGGAGATTCTCACATGGGGCTACAAGCTCGGCTGATGTCGCAGGCGATGAGAAAGATTACCGGAATCATCAACAAGAGCCGGACGTCCTGCATTTTCATTAACCAGGTTCGGGAGAAAATCGGGGTAATGTTTGGTAACCCGGAAACCACCACCGGTGGTCGAGCCCTTAAATTCTACTCTTCTGTTCGTATTGATATTCGCAGAATTGGCTCCATCAAAAGTGGCGACGAAGTAATCGGTAACCGAACCAAAGTCAAAATAGCTAAGAACAAAGTGGCCCCTCCTTTTAAAGTGGTCGAATTTAATATCATGTATGGAAAAGGGATTTCCCGCATTTCCGAAATTCTTGACCTTGCCGTAGAGTACGACATTATCGAGAAGCGAGGCAGCTGGTTCCGTCATGGCGGTGAACCGATCGGTCAGGGTTCCGATGCAGCAATGCAGTTCCTGGAAGAAGATCCTGAATTAGCTGATAAAATTGAGCAGCAGGTTCGCGCTAAACTCCGCGGTGAAGAATTAGAGGAAGTTGAGGAGGAAAAGGGTAAGAAAAAAGACAAAGAAGCCGTTGAAGAAGAAGGATAA
- a CDS encoding regulatory protein RecX: protein MKKKDKYQRYSEEAFKLLPAPVSEIQVQKKNSSRYSIFVKNQFLIGVSDSTLTKLNLKKGVEITPSFLQQIEKQEDQWAAREYMFRILSRRDHSRKELKDKAYKKGYSGSFIDEILDEFEQKEYINDRKFAEKYAADKFEFNDWGPYKIRTQLFKKGISKSIAEQVINTTFGDQAIKESMMTLITKRKKRYLREPEEKRRKKVFDYLMRKGYDSENILKHLDELLSLISGE from the coding sequence TTGAAGAAGAAGGATAAATATCAACGGTATTCGGAAGAAGCATTCAAGCTTCTTCCGGCCCCTGTTTCCGAAATTCAGGTTCAAAAGAAAAATAGCAGCCGGTACTCTATTTTCGTCAAGAACCAATTTCTGATTGGGGTTTCCGACTCTACTCTTACAAAACTAAATCTAAAGAAGGGCGTTGAAATAACGCCTTCTTTTTTGCAGCAAATTGAGAAGCAGGAAGACCAATGGGCTGCCCGTGAATACATGTTTCGAATTCTCTCACGGCGCGACCACTCCCGCAAAGAGTTAAAAGACAAAGCCTATAAAAAAGGCTACTCGGGCAGCTTCATCGATGAAATTCTGGATGAGTTCGAACAAAAGGAATACATCAACGATCGGAAGTTTGCAGAAAAGTATGCTGCTGATAAGTTTGAGTTCAACGACTGGGGTCCCTATAAAATCAGAACTCAGTTATTTAAAAAGGGTATTTCAAAATCAATAGCCGAACAGGTAATTAATACTACTTTTGGAGATCAGGCGATCAAAGAAAGCATGATGACTTTAATCACCAAAAGGAAAAAGAGATACCTAAGAGAGCCGGAAGAAAAACGCCGGAAGAAAGTTTTCGACTATTTAATGAGAAAAGGGTATGATTCAGAAAATATTTTAAAGCATCTGGACGAACTTCTCTCTCTCATTTCAGGAGAATAA